A genomic stretch from Diprion similis isolate iyDipSimi1 chromosome 1, iyDipSimi1.1, whole genome shotgun sequence includes:
- the LOC124404739 gene encoding zinc finger and BTB domain-containing protein 17 isoform X12, which produces MHEGQKYFKNKAVGISRLIWQWMLRVGWRCNGKKFAKVSLIVGLGLEIDNMDQQYCLRWNNHPANLTDVLSSLLAREALCDVTLACVGETFKAHQTILSACSPYFENIFLQNTHPHPIIFLKDVNDTEMKALLHFMYKGEVNVSQHLLPMFLKTAEALQIRGLTDNSVNNKTEEKSPSPEPETQTSTRHTESPNLQSHPEKRKRKISTNYDVSLTGPPSERFLSDSQTSSQCSYKSSPPVIPKLNNTLGSDVEDGGRPITPSSQPQPPIKQEIDHHLSEFPENITLPGHPVSLLGEDGGPTTGTLSDGVPGTEPSEHHNPHEMLDGLDGSKAWHMRLTFDRVPGGCNLHRCKLCGKVVTHIRNHYHVHFPGRAGEKGDWFVSTRC; this is translated from the exons ATGCACGAAGGTCaaaagtattttaaaaataaggCCGTAGGCATTAGTAGATTGATATGGCAGTGGATGTTAAGGGTCGGGTGGCGTTGTAATGGCAAAAAGTTTGCGAAAG TTAGTTTGATTGTAGGGTTGGGACTGGAGATAGACAACATGGACCAACAGTATTGCCTCCGGTGGAACAACCATCCTGCCAACCTGACGGACGTGTTAAGCTCTTTACTCGCACGCGAAGCGCTCTGCGACGTTACATTGGCCTGCGTAGGCGAAACTTTCAAAGCCCACCAAACTATATTATCGGCGTGTAGTCCGTACTTCGAGAACATATTTCTACAGAACACTCATCCGCATCCGATAATATTTCTAAAGGATGTTAACGACACAGAGATGAAGGCTTTGCTGCACTTTATGTACAAGGGCGAAGTTAATGTTAGTCAACATTTGTTACCTATGTTCCTCAAGACTGCGGAAGCTTTGCAAATTAGGGGACTCACTGATAATAGTGTAAATAacaaaactgaagaaaaaagtcCATCGCCCGAACCCGAAACCCAGACCAGCACGAGGCATACCGAATCGCCAAATCTTCAATCCCATccagaaaaaaggaaaaggaaaatttctacaaattaCGATGTCTCTCTCACCGGGCCTCCAAGCGAAAGATTTTTGTCTGATTCTCAA acaTCGTCTCAATGTAGTTACAAATCAAGTCCCCCAGTAATTccgaaattaaataatacacTGGGGAGTGATGTGGAGGATGGTGGAAGACCCATCACTCCGTCGTCTCAGCCTCAGCCTCctataaaacaagaaattgaCCACCACCTATCTGAATTTCCCGAAAACATCACCCTTCCC GGACATCCTGTAAGTCTCTTAGGAGAGGATGGAGGGCCAACCACAGGTACCCTCAGTGACGGCGTACCAGGAACAGAACCATCTGAACACCACAACCCACATGAAATGCTTGACGGACTTGATG GTTCAAAAGCCTGGCACATGCGGCTGACGTTTGACCGGGTGCCAGGCGGCTGCAACCTTCACAGGTGCAAGCTGTGCGGCAAGGTGGTGACGCACATCAGGAACCACTACCACGTCCACTTCCCTGGCAG
- the LOC124404739 gene encoding sex determination protein fruitless isoform X7, translating to MHEGQKYFKNKAVGISRLIWQWMLRVGWRCNGKKFAKVSLIVGLGLEIDNMDQQYCLRWNNHPANLTDVLSSLLAREALCDVTLACVGETFKAHQTILSACSPYFENIFLQNTHPHPIIFLKDVNDTEMKALLHFMYKGEVNVSQHLLPMFLKTAEALQIRGLTDNSVNNKTEEKSPSPEPETQTSTRHTESPNLQSHPEKRKRKISTNYDVSLTGPPSERFLSDSQTSSQCSYKSSPPVIPKLNNTLGSDVEDGGRPITPSSQPQPPIKQEIDHHLSEFPENITLPGHPVSLLGEDGGPTTGTLSDGVPGTEPSEHHNPHEMLDGLDDSTFFTPPSIESVPISDIEKVNVSDFYEKLPHTYTSKCKICGRVVSNLRNHYLTHNPGNYVCPMCGCHRTRLDNLKDHIKRKHPNIQIVSSNTFFG from the exons ATGCACGAAGGTCaaaagtattttaaaaataaggCCGTAGGCATTAGTAGATTGATATGGCAGTGGATGTTAAGGGTCGGGTGGCGTTGTAATGGCAAAAAGTTTGCGAAAG TTAGTTTGATTGTAGGGTTGGGACTGGAGATAGACAACATGGACCAACAGTATTGCCTCCGGTGGAACAACCATCCTGCCAACCTGACGGACGTGTTAAGCTCTTTACTCGCACGCGAAGCGCTCTGCGACGTTACATTGGCCTGCGTAGGCGAAACTTTCAAAGCCCACCAAACTATATTATCGGCGTGTAGTCCGTACTTCGAGAACATATTTCTACAGAACACTCATCCGCATCCGATAATATTTCTAAAGGATGTTAACGACACAGAGATGAAGGCTTTGCTGCACTTTATGTACAAGGGCGAAGTTAATGTTAGTCAACATTTGTTACCTATGTTCCTCAAGACTGCGGAAGCTTTGCAAATTAGGGGACTCACTGATAATAGTGTAAATAacaaaactgaagaaaaaagtcCATCGCCCGAACCCGAAACCCAGACCAGCACGAGGCATACCGAATCGCCAAATCTTCAATCCCATccagaaaaaaggaaaaggaaaatttctacaaattaCGATGTCTCTCTCACCGGGCCTCCAAGCGAAAGATTTTTGTCTGATTCTCAA acaTCGTCTCAATGTAGTTACAAATCAAGTCCCCCAGTAATTccgaaattaaataatacacTGGGGAGTGATGTGGAGGATGGTGGAAGACCCATCACTCCGTCGTCTCAGCCTCAGCCTCctataaaacaagaaattgaCCACCACCTATCTGAATTTCCCGAAAACATCACCCTTCCC GGACATCCTGTAAGTCTCTTAGGAGAGGATGGAGGGCCAACCACAGGTACCCTCAGTGACGGCGTACCAGGAACAGAACCATCTGAACACCACAACCCACATGAAATGCTTGACGGACTTGATG attcgacattttttactccTCCAAGCATTGAAAGTGTGCCGATATCGGATATAGAGAAAGTAAATGTgtctgatttttatgaaaaactaccacatacatatacgagtaaatgtaaaatatgtgGGAGAGTCGTATCGAATCTACGGAATCATTATTTGACGCATAATCCAGGAAACTATGTCTGCCCAATGTGTGGCTGTCATAGGACAAGATTAGATAATCTAAAGGATCACATTAAACGTAAACATCCCAATATACAAATAGTTAGCAGCAACACATTTTTTGGCTGA
- the LOC124404739 gene encoding zinc finger and BTB domain-containing protein 17 isoform X11, with translation MHEGQKYFKNKAVGISRLIWQWMLRVGWRCNGKKFAKVSLIVGLGLEIDNMDQQYCLRWNNHPANLTDVLSSLLAREALCDVTLACVGETFKAHQTILSACSPYFENIFLQNTHPHPIIFLKDVNDTEMKALLHFMYKGEVNVSQHLLPMFLKTAEALQIRGLTDNSVNNKTEEKSPSPEPETQTSTRHTESPNLQSHPEKRKRKISTNYDVSLTGPPSERFLSDSQTSSQCSYKSSPPVIPKLNNTLGSDVEDGGRPITPSSQPQPPIKQEIDHHLSEFPENITLPGHPVSLLGEDGGPTTGTLSDGVPGTEPSEHHNPHEMLDGLDGSKAWHMRLTFDRVPGGCNLHRCKLCGKVVTHIRNHYHVHFPGSIACRAGEKGDWFVSTRC, from the exons ATGCACGAAGGTCaaaagtattttaaaaataaggCCGTAGGCATTAGTAGATTGATATGGCAGTGGATGTTAAGGGTCGGGTGGCGTTGTAATGGCAAAAAGTTTGCGAAAG TTAGTTTGATTGTAGGGTTGGGACTGGAGATAGACAACATGGACCAACAGTATTGCCTCCGGTGGAACAACCATCCTGCCAACCTGACGGACGTGTTAAGCTCTTTACTCGCACGCGAAGCGCTCTGCGACGTTACATTGGCCTGCGTAGGCGAAACTTTCAAAGCCCACCAAACTATATTATCGGCGTGTAGTCCGTACTTCGAGAACATATTTCTACAGAACACTCATCCGCATCCGATAATATTTCTAAAGGATGTTAACGACACAGAGATGAAGGCTTTGCTGCACTTTATGTACAAGGGCGAAGTTAATGTTAGTCAACATTTGTTACCTATGTTCCTCAAGACTGCGGAAGCTTTGCAAATTAGGGGACTCACTGATAATAGTGTAAATAacaaaactgaagaaaaaagtcCATCGCCCGAACCCGAAACCCAGACCAGCACGAGGCATACCGAATCGCCAAATCTTCAATCCCATccagaaaaaaggaaaaggaaaatttctacaaattaCGATGTCTCTCTCACCGGGCCTCCAAGCGAAAGATTTTTGTCTGATTCTCAA acaTCGTCTCAATGTAGTTACAAATCAAGTCCCCCAGTAATTccgaaattaaataatacacTGGGGAGTGATGTGGAGGATGGTGGAAGACCCATCACTCCGTCGTCTCAGCCTCAGCCTCctataaaacaagaaattgaCCACCACCTATCTGAATTTCCCGAAAACATCACCCTTCCC GGACATCCTGTAAGTCTCTTAGGAGAGGATGGAGGGCCAACCACAGGTACCCTCAGTGACGGCGTACCAGGAACAGAACCATCTGAACACCACAACCCACATGAAATGCTTGACGGACTTGATG GTTCAAAAGCCTGGCACATGCGGCTGACGTTTGACCGGGTGCCAGGCGGCTGCAACCTTCACAGGTGCAAGCTGTGCGGCAAGGTGGTGACGCACATCAGGAACCACTACCACGTCCACTTCCCTGGCAG
- the LOC124404739 gene encoding zinc finger and BTB domain-containing protein 42 isoform X4: MHEGQKYFKNKAVGISRLIWQWMLRVGWRCNGKKFAKVSLIVGLGLEIDNMDQQYCLRWNNHPANLTDVLSSLLAREALCDVTLACVGETFKAHQTILSACSPYFENIFLQNTHPHPIIFLKDVNDTEMKALLHFMYKGEVNVSQHLLPMFLKTAEALQIRGLTDNSVNNKTEEKSPSPEPETQTSTRHTESPNLQSHPEKRKRKISTNYDVSLTGPPSERFLSDSQTSSQCSYKSSPPVIPKLNNTLGSDVEDGGRPITPSSQPQPPIKQEIDHHLSEFPENITLPGHPVSLLGEDGGPTTGTLSDGVPGTEPSEHHNPHEMLDGLDVLASDVSLKREEGISPLTQPTELRLSCWMPPPSRPRDTWVMRGPEATNGYNMFIPIPGESSPQLYSCRQCGKSVSNRWHHIRSHQSQNCQCPFCNTVFTRSDNLKAHIRSKHSSFM, translated from the exons ATGCACGAAGGTCaaaagtattttaaaaataaggCCGTAGGCATTAGTAGATTGATATGGCAGTGGATGTTAAGGGTCGGGTGGCGTTGTAATGGCAAAAAGTTTGCGAAAG TTAGTTTGATTGTAGGGTTGGGACTGGAGATAGACAACATGGACCAACAGTATTGCCTCCGGTGGAACAACCATCCTGCCAACCTGACGGACGTGTTAAGCTCTTTACTCGCACGCGAAGCGCTCTGCGACGTTACATTGGCCTGCGTAGGCGAAACTTTCAAAGCCCACCAAACTATATTATCGGCGTGTAGTCCGTACTTCGAGAACATATTTCTACAGAACACTCATCCGCATCCGATAATATTTCTAAAGGATGTTAACGACACAGAGATGAAGGCTTTGCTGCACTTTATGTACAAGGGCGAAGTTAATGTTAGTCAACATTTGTTACCTATGTTCCTCAAGACTGCGGAAGCTTTGCAAATTAGGGGACTCACTGATAATAGTGTAAATAacaaaactgaagaaaaaagtcCATCGCCCGAACCCGAAACCCAGACCAGCACGAGGCATACCGAATCGCCAAATCTTCAATCCCATccagaaaaaaggaaaaggaaaatttctacaaattaCGATGTCTCTCTCACCGGGCCTCCAAGCGAAAGATTTTTGTCTGATTCTCAA acaTCGTCTCAATGTAGTTACAAATCAAGTCCCCCAGTAATTccgaaattaaataatacacTGGGGAGTGATGTGGAGGATGGTGGAAGACCCATCACTCCGTCGTCTCAGCCTCAGCCTCctataaaacaagaaattgaCCACCACCTATCTGAATTTCCCGAAAACATCACCCTTCCC GGACATCCTGTAAGTCTCTTAGGAGAGGATGGAGGGCCAACCACAGGTACCCTCAGTGACGGCGTACCAGGAACAGAACCATCTGAACACCACAACCCACATGAAATGCTTGACGGACTTGATG TGTTGGCCAGTGATGTCTCACTGAAGAGAGAGGAGGGGATTTCCCCTCTAACTCAACCAACGGAGCTCCGGCTTTCCTGCTGGATGCCTCCTCCCTCGCGACCCCGGGATACATGGGTAATGAGAGGGCCAGAGGCAACTAACGGGTATAACATGTTCATTCCAATACCCGGTGAATCCAGTCCTCAATTATACAGCTGTCGGCAGTGCGGCAAATCAGTCAGTAATCGTTGGCACCACATTCGATCCCATCAATCGCAGAATTGCCAGTGTCCATTTTGCAATACTGTATTCACTCGAAGTGACAATCTTAAGGCACACATTAGAAGTAAACATTCGTCATTTATGTAG
- the LOC124404739 gene encoding transcriptional regulator Kaiso isoform X1 has translation MHEGQKYFKNKAVGISRLIWQWMLRVGWRCNGKKFAKVSLIVGLGLEIDNMDQQYCLRWNNHPANLTDVLSSLLAREALCDVTLACVGETFKAHQTILSACSPYFENIFLQNTHPHPIIFLKDVNDTEMKALLHFMYKGEVNVSQHLLPMFLKTAEALQIRGLTDNSVNNKTEEKSPSPEPETQTSTRHTESPNLQSHPEKRKRKISTNYDVSLTGPPSERFLSDSQTSSQCSYKSSPPVIPKLNNTLGSDVEDGGRPITPSSQPQPPIKQEIDHHLSEFPENITLPTNVAREVQSDGKSEKTMDDQNTQVDSSNRNSLPKHVSRKTAIMAGGYLSVRAPDVLFSYYGETDKLCITENCVSPHEQSYAIKSHYTVQAEPGQSHTFASQVSPVSTKSQDDLNSFINVGSDILRRELSAPQLSPSELLSRSHLGKRIGKFRPGWLEMFNWLRYDEKSHIMYCKYCRKWSETIPEIRTSFAAGNGNFRLEIVNHHDKCKAHNLCIAKEAESKKYFYRHMK, from the exons ATGCACGAAGGTCaaaagtattttaaaaataaggCCGTAGGCATTAGTAGATTGATATGGCAGTGGATGTTAAGGGTCGGGTGGCGTTGTAATGGCAAAAAGTTTGCGAAAG TTAGTTTGATTGTAGGGTTGGGACTGGAGATAGACAACATGGACCAACAGTATTGCCTCCGGTGGAACAACCATCCTGCCAACCTGACGGACGTGTTAAGCTCTTTACTCGCACGCGAAGCGCTCTGCGACGTTACATTGGCCTGCGTAGGCGAAACTTTCAAAGCCCACCAAACTATATTATCGGCGTGTAGTCCGTACTTCGAGAACATATTTCTACAGAACACTCATCCGCATCCGATAATATTTCTAAAGGATGTTAACGACACAGAGATGAAGGCTTTGCTGCACTTTATGTACAAGGGCGAAGTTAATGTTAGTCAACATTTGTTACCTATGTTCCTCAAGACTGCGGAAGCTTTGCAAATTAGGGGACTCACTGATAATAGTGTAAATAacaaaactgaagaaaaaagtcCATCGCCCGAACCCGAAACCCAGACCAGCACGAGGCATACCGAATCGCCAAATCTTCAATCCCATccagaaaaaaggaaaaggaaaatttctacaaattaCGATGTCTCTCTCACCGGGCCTCCAAGCGAAAGATTTTTGTCTGATTCTCAA acaTCGTCTCAATGTAGTTACAAATCAAGTCCCCCAGTAATTccgaaattaaataatacacTGGGGAGTGATGTGGAGGATGGTGGAAGACCCATCACTCCGTCGTCTCAGCCTCAGCCTCctataaaacaagaaattgaCCACCACCTATCTGAATTTCCCGAAAACATCACCCTTCCC ACTAATGTGGCGCGGGAGGTTCAAAGTGATGGgaagagtgaaaaaacaaTGGATGATCAGAACACGCAGGTTGATTCTAGCAATCGTAACTCTCTTCCAAAGCATGTCTCGCGCAAAACGGCCATCATGGCTGGAGGCTACCTTTCAGTCAGAGCGCCAGATGTCCTATTCAGTTACTACGGAGAGACAGACAAATTATGTATCACGGAAAATTGTGTATCACCCCATGAACAATCTTATGCGATTAAGTCTCATTACACGGTACAAGCTGAGCCTGGGCAATCTCATACTTTCGCTTCACAAGTTAGCCCAGTCAGCACTAAATCGCAGGATGATCTTAATTCTTTTATCAATGTTGGTTCGGATATCCTGCGACGGGAACTGTCAGCTCCTCAGTTAAGTCCAAGCGAATTGTTATCTCGTTCTCATTTAGGGAAAAGAATAGGCAAATTCAGGCCAGGCTGGTTGGAAATGTTTAATTGGTTACGGTACGATGAGAAATCTCATATAATGTATTGCAAGTATTGCAGAAAGTGGAGCGAAACTATTCCAGAAATTCGTACATCCTTCGCAGCTGGGAATGGAAATTTTAGGCTCGAGATAGTCAATCATCACGACAAATGTAAAGCACATAATTTATGCATTGCTAAAGAGGCTGaatcaaaaaaatacttttatcgACACATGAAATAA
- the LOC124404739 gene encoding protein jim lovell isoform X2 encodes MHEGQKYFKNKAVGISRLIWQWMLRVGWRCNGKKFAKGLGLEIDNMDQQYCLRWNNHPANLTDVLSSLLAREALCDVTLACVGETFKAHQTILSACSPYFENIFLQNTHPHPIIFLKDVNDTEMKALLHFMYKGEVNVSQHLLPMFLKTAEALQIRGLTDNSVNNKTEEKSPSPEPETQTSTRHTESPNLQSHPEKRKRKISTNYDVSLTGPPSERFLSDSQTSSQCSYKSSPPVIPKLNNTLGSDVEDGGRPITPSSQPQPPIKQEIDHHLSEFPENITLPTNVAREVQSDGKSEKTMDDQNTQVDSSNRNSLPKHVSRKTAIMAGGYLSVRAPDVLFSYYGETDKLCITENCVSPHEQSYAIKSHYTVQAEPGQSHTFASQVSPVSTKSQDDLNSFINVGSDILRRELSAPQLSPSELLSRSHLGKRIGKFRPGWLEMFNWLRYDEKSHIMYCKYCRKWSETIPEIRTSFAAGNGNFRLEIVNHHDKCKAHNLCIAKEAESKKYFYRHMK; translated from the exons ATGCACGAAGGTCaaaagtattttaaaaataaggCCGTAGGCATTAGTAGATTGATATGGCAGTGGATGTTAAGGGTCGGGTGGCGTTGTAATGGCAAAAAGTTTGCGAAAG GGTTGGGACTGGAGATAGACAACATGGACCAACAGTATTGCCTCCGGTGGAACAACCATCCTGCCAACCTGACGGACGTGTTAAGCTCTTTACTCGCACGCGAAGCGCTCTGCGACGTTACATTGGCCTGCGTAGGCGAAACTTTCAAAGCCCACCAAACTATATTATCGGCGTGTAGTCCGTACTTCGAGAACATATTTCTACAGAACACTCATCCGCATCCGATAATATTTCTAAAGGATGTTAACGACACAGAGATGAAGGCTTTGCTGCACTTTATGTACAAGGGCGAAGTTAATGTTAGTCAACATTTGTTACCTATGTTCCTCAAGACTGCGGAAGCTTTGCAAATTAGGGGACTCACTGATAATAGTGTAAATAacaaaactgaagaaaaaagtcCATCGCCCGAACCCGAAACCCAGACCAGCACGAGGCATACCGAATCGCCAAATCTTCAATCCCATccagaaaaaaggaaaaggaaaatttctacaaattaCGATGTCTCTCTCACCGGGCCTCCAAGCGAAAGATTTTTGTCTGATTCTCAA acaTCGTCTCAATGTAGTTACAAATCAAGTCCCCCAGTAATTccgaaattaaataatacacTGGGGAGTGATGTGGAGGATGGTGGAAGACCCATCACTCCGTCGTCTCAGCCTCAGCCTCctataaaacaagaaattgaCCACCACCTATCTGAATTTCCCGAAAACATCACCCTTCCC ACTAATGTGGCGCGGGAGGTTCAAAGTGATGGgaagagtgaaaaaacaaTGGATGATCAGAACACGCAGGTTGATTCTAGCAATCGTAACTCTCTTCCAAAGCATGTCTCGCGCAAAACGGCCATCATGGCTGGAGGCTACCTTTCAGTCAGAGCGCCAGATGTCCTATTCAGTTACTACGGAGAGACAGACAAATTATGTATCACGGAAAATTGTGTATCACCCCATGAACAATCTTATGCGATTAAGTCTCATTACACGGTACAAGCTGAGCCTGGGCAATCTCATACTTTCGCTTCACAAGTTAGCCCAGTCAGCACTAAATCGCAGGATGATCTTAATTCTTTTATCAATGTTGGTTCGGATATCCTGCGACGGGAACTGTCAGCTCCTCAGTTAAGTCCAAGCGAATTGTTATCTCGTTCTCATTTAGGGAAAAGAATAGGCAAATTCAGGCCAGGCTGGTTGGAAATGTTTAATTGGTTACGGTACGATGAGAAATCTCATATAATGTATTGCAAGTATTGCAGAAAGTGGAGCGAAACTATTCCAGAAATTCGTACATCCTTCGCAGCTGGGAATGGAAATTTTAGGCTCGAGATAGTCAATCATCACGACAAATGTAAAGCACATAATTTATGCATTGCTAAAGAGGCTGaatcaaaaaaatacttttatcgACACATGAAATAA
- the LOC124404739 gene encoding zinc finger and BTB domain-containing protein 17 isoform X6 yields the protein MHEGQKYFKNKAVGISRLIWQWMLRVGWRCNGKKFAKVSLIVGLGLEIDNMDQQYCLRWNNHPANLTDVLSSLLAREALCDVTLACVGETFKAHQTILSACSPYFENIFLQNTHPHPIIFLKDVNDTEMKALLHFMYKGEVNVSQHLLPMFLKTAEALQIRGLTDNSVNNKTEEKSPSPEPETQTSTRHTESPNLQSHPEKRKRKISTNYDVSLTGPPSERFLSDSQTSSQCSYKSSPPVIPKLNNTLGSDVEDGGRPITPSSQPQPPIKQEIDHHLSEFPENITLPGHPVSLLGEDGGPTTGTLSDGVPGTEPSEHHNPHEMLDGLDGSKAWHMRLTFDRVPGGCNLHRCKLCGKVVTHIRNHYHVHFPGRFECPLCRATYTRSDNLRTHFKFKHPEARKIDLNDFMAGSLALAANNDTMNTLS from the exons ATGCACGAAGGTCaaaagtattttaaaaataaggCCGTAGGCATTAGTAGATTGATATGGCAGTGGATGTTAAGGGTCGGGTGGCGTTGTAATGGCAAAAAGTTTGCGAAAG TTAGTTTGATTGTAGGGTTGGGACTGGAGATAGACAACATGGACCAACAGTATTGCCTCCGGTGGAACAACCATCCTGCCAACCTGACGGACGTGTTAAGCTCTTTACTCGCACGCGAAGCGCTCTGCGACGTTACATTGGCCTGCGTAGGCGAAACTTTCAAAGCCCACCAAACTATATTATCGGCGTGTAGTCCGTACTTCGAGAACATATTTCTACAGAACACTCATCCGCATCCGATAATATTTCTAAAGGATGTTAACGACACAGAGATGAAGGCTTTGCTGCACTTTATGTACAAGGGCGAAGTTAATGTTAGTCAACATTTGTTACCTATGTTCCTCAAGACTGCGGAAGCTTTGCAAATTAGGGGACTCACTGATAATAGTGTAAATAacaaaactgaagaaaaaagtcCATCGCCCGAACCCGAAACCCAGACCAGCACGAGGCATACCGAATCGCCAAATCTTCAATCCCATccagaaaaaaggaaaaggaaaatttctacaaattaCGATGTCTCTCTCACCGGGCCTCCAAGCGAAAGATTTTTGTCTGATTCTCAA acaTCGTCTCAATGTAGTTACAAATCAAGTCCCCCAGTAATTccgaaattaaataatacacTGGGGAGTGATGTGGAGGATGGTGGAAGACCCATCACTCCGTCGTCTCAGCCTCAGCCTCctataaaacaagaaattgaCCACCACCTATCTGAATTTCCCGAAAACATCACCCTTCCC GGACATCCTGTAAGTCTCTTAGGAGAGGATGGAGGGCCAACCACAGGTACCCTCAGTGACGGCGTACCAGGAACAGAACCATCTGAACACCACAACCCACATGAAATGCTTGACGGACTTGATG GTTCAAAAGCCTGGCACATGCGGCTGACGTTTGACCGGGTGCCAGGCGGCTGCAACCTTCACAGGTGCAAGCTGTGCGGCAAGGTGGTGACGCACATCAGGAACCACTACCACGTCCACTTCCCTGGCAGGTTTGAGTGCCCTCTCTGTCGTGCCACGTATACTCGTAGTGACAATTTGCGCAcacattttaaatttaaacatcCCGAAGCGAGAAAGATTGATCTTAATGATTTCATGGCTGGTTCCTTGGCACTAGCTGCCAACAATGATACTATGAACACTCTTTCCTAG
- the LOC124404739 gene encoding transcription factor GAGA isoform X5, translating into MHEGQKYFKNKAVGISRLIWQWMLRVGWRCNGKKFAKVSLIVGLGLEIDNMDQQYCLRWNNHPANLTDVLSSLLAREALCDVTLACVGETFKAHQTILSACSPYFENIFLQNTHPHPIIFLKDVNDTEMKALLHFMYKGEVNVSQHLLPMFLKTAEALQIRGLTDNSVNNKTEEKSPSPEPETQTSTRHTESPNLQSHPEKRKRKISTNYDVSLTGPPSERFLSDSQTSSQCSYKSSPPVIPKLNNTLGSDVEDGGRPITPSSQPQPPIKQEIDHHLSEFPENITLPGHPVSLLGEDGGPTTGTLSDGVPGTEPSEHHNPHEMLDGLDGSTGTSEKEKDVKYDNYKIDTHLGLECCKICGKTVANVKKHMKSHFPDKYQCHICLISLTRSDNLKRHIKLKHGIREGNHPSPFMPLDTKHFLGKDNADYLT; encoded by the exons ATGCACGAAGGTCaaaagtattttaaaaataaggCCGTAGGCATTAGTAGATTGATATGGCAGTGGATGTTAAGGGTCGGGTGGCGTTGTAATGGCAAAAAGTTTGCGAAAG TTAGTTTGATTGTAGGGTTGGGACTGGAGATAGACAACATGGACCAACAGTATTGCCTCCGGTGGAACAACCATCCTGCCAACCTGACGGACGTGTTAAGCTCTTTACTCGCACGCGAAGCGCTCTGCGACGTTACATTGGCCTGCGTAGGCGAAACTTTCAAAGCCCACCAAACTATATTATCGGCGTGTAGTCCGTACTTCGAGAACATATTTCTACAGAACACTCATCCGCATCCGATAATATTTCTAAAGGATGTTAACGACACAGAGATGAAGGCTTTGCTGCACTTTATGTACAAGGGCGAAGTTAATGTTAGTCAACATTTGTTACCTATGTTCCTCAAGACTGCGGAAGCTTTGCAAATTAGGGGACTCACTGATAATAGTGTAAATAacaaaactgaagaaaaaagtcCATCGCCCGAACCCGAAACCCAGACCAGCACGAGGCATACCGAATCGCCAAATCTTCAATCCCATccagaaaaaaggaaaaggaaaatttctacaaattaCGATGTCTCTCTCACCGGGCCTCCAAGCGAAAGATTTTTGTCTGATTCTCAA acaTCGTCTCAATGTAGTTACAAATCAAGTCCCCCAGTAATTccgaaattaaataatacacTGGGGAGTGATGTGGAGGATGGTGGAAGACCCATCACTCCGTCGTCTCAGCCTCAGCCTCctataaaacaagaaattgaCCACCACCTATCTGAATTTCCCGAAAACATCACCCTTCCC GGACATCCTGTAAGTCTCTTAGGAGAGGATGGAGGGCCAACCACAGGTACCCTCAGTGACGGCGTACCAGGAACAGAACCATCTGAACACCACAACCCACATGAAATGCTTGACGGACTTGATG GATCGACAGGAACtagcgaaaaagaaaaggacgTAAAATATGACAATTATAAAATAGACACACACCTTGGTTTGGAATGTTGTAAGATCTGTGGAAAAACTGTGGCCAACGTTAAAAAGCACATGAAATCACATTTCCCTGACAAATATCAGTGTCACATATGTCTGATATCATTGACCAGATCCGACAATCTAAAGAGACATATTAAGCTGAAACATGGAATTCGAGAGGGAAATCATCCCTCGCCGTTCATGCCTTTGGATACGAAACATTTTTTAGGAAAAGATAACGCGGACTATCTCACCTAA